The Desulfuromonadales bacterium genome has a segment encoding these proteins:
- a CDS encoding YtxH domain-containing protein, whose amino-acid sequence MAERNNSAVVGAMMLLAGGVIGAGLALLYAPQSGERTRKQISRYAKKVRNETEEMIRDAAHAVTDMAEELGEKTSELGKRGGEVADDWRRHLLDSIEQGQKSLDKQRKKLMQMWG is encoded by the coding sequence ATGGCTGAAAGAAACAACAGTGCCGTAGTGGGAGCAATGATGCTTTTGGCAGGCGGAGTCATCGGGGCGGGGCTCGCCCTTTTATACGCACCCCAGTCAGGCGAGCGGACCCGCAAGCAGATTTCCAGGTATGCGAAAAAGGTCAGGAACGAGACAGAAGAAATGATCCGGGACGCCGCTCATGCTGTGACCGACATGGCGGAAGAACTGGGCGAAAAGACTTCCGAACTGGGCAAACGGGGGGGCGAGGTAGCCGACGATTGGCGCCGGCATCTGCTCGACTCAATCGAACAGGGACAGAAGAGTCTGGACAAGCAACGCAAGAAACTGATGCAGATGTGGGGATAA
- a CDS encoding beta-ketoacyl-ACP synthase III: protein MKMKPTVMVLGTGRAVPDKVLTNTDLEKMVDTTDRWIVERTGIRERRVVEPGVPLSELATRAALAALEDAGLSAADIDLIIVGTVTGDMKFPATACIIQDRLGAEKAVAFDLSAACSGFLYSLQVATGLMSTAGYRHALIIGGDVLTSMVDWDDRDTCILFGDGAGAAVLGPAVGDRGLLATYMRSNGAHYQLLYNPGCGSLHPPTPQNVQEKVHTIRMEGRDVFRHAVLAMTEALQEVLSRTGMSVDALDLLIPHQANLRIIEAVAKRFGTSLDKVYVNVDRFGNTSAGSIPIALDEARRCGRIGDGDTVGLVTFGAGFTWAAGILRL from the coding sequence ATGAAAATGAAACCAACGGTGATGGTCCTGGGAACCGGCCGCGCCGTTCCTGACAAGGTGCTGACCAACACCGATCTGGAGAAGATGGTCGACACCACGGATCGCTGGATTGTCGAGCGCACCGGCATTCGTGAACGGCGGGTGGTGGAGCCGGGAGTGCCACTCTCCGAACTGGCAACCCGGGCGGCGCTGGCTGCCCTTGAAGATGCCGGCCTTTCGGCCGCGGACATCGACCTGATCATTGTCGGCACCGTCACCGGCGACATGAAGTTTCCGGCGACGGCCTGTATCATTCAGGACCGGCTTGGCGCCGAAAAGGCCGTAGCCTTCGACCTGTCGGCCGCCTGTTCGGGATTTCTCTACAGCCTGCAGGTCGCTACCGGGCTAATGTCCACTGCCGGCTACCGTCATGCACTGATTATTGGTGGCGACGTGCTTACCTCCATGGTCGACTGGGATGACCGCGACACCTGCATCCTTTTCGGTGACGGCGCCGGTGCCGCGGTGCTTGGACCCGCTGTTGGCGATCGGGGCCTGCTTGCGACCTACATGCGAAGCAACGGTGCTCACTACCAGCTTCTCTATAATCCTGGCTGCGGCAGTCTGCATCCCCCCACTCCACAGAATGTTCAGGAGAAAGTTCATACCATTCGCATGGAAGGTCGCGATGTCTTTCGCCACGCCGTGCTGGCCATGACCGAGGCGCTGCAGGAGGTGCTTTCCCGTACGGGCATGTCGGTCGACGCTCTCGACCTGCTTATCCCCCATCAGGCTAACCTGCGCATCATCGAAGCCGTCGCCAAGCGTTTCGGCACCTCACTCGACAAGGTTTATGTCAATGTCGACCGGTTCGGGAACACCTCGGCCGGTTCGATTCCCATTGCCCTGGACGAAGCCCGCCGCTGCGGTCGTATCGGCGATGGCGATACCGTCGGTCTGGTGACCTTCGGCGCCGGCTTCACCTGGGCCGCAGGCATTCTGCGGCTTTAA